One part of the Anaeromyxobacter sp. Fw109-5 genome encodes these proteins:
- a CDS encoding type II secretion system protein GspK — MRARDQARHRGGERGAALLVVIVAVAVLTALAAELAYETRVSLEIAASARDELRATYLAKSGVALSRMVLGFQQQIDDAASAACGLLGGGPRQGTPGQRGAPGAPQQPAVPCPRPQIWSAVPVGSALVQSLFAGAAPIEAASAEAARPGFGEFEGTFEAKIEDEGRKVNAQLDGLQASGAARMQVLGLYQLVCDPRWDPLFAREDANGTRTSRQDLIVHLRDWLDDDKVSSSLLAGFPGSACLMEPANPPFENGFGDENFPYDKGPERYRAKNARLDSIEELYLVAGVSDPFMAAFADRLTVYLPTDAPRNVNTLDRRDLVELARLLADPPGQPYLLDPEFGTKLQQVIAEQTMGGLMTITPQQFAATMQGLGISVNVNALGSAAGGNQLLTDRSYVFRIRATGVAGAVTKHVDAVVSFDPKQNRDPQAQVQQLQSQATGVKPSRLLRWREE, encoded by the coding sequence ATGCGCGCGCGCGACCAGGCCCGTCACCGGGGCGGAGAGCGGGGGGCGGCGCTCCTCGTCGTGATCGTGGCGGTCGCCGTCCTGACCGCCCTCGCGGCGGAGCTCGCGTACGAGACGCGGGTCTCCCTCGAGATCGCGGCGAGCGCCCGCGACGAGCTCCGCGCGACCTACCTCGCGAAGAGCGGCGTCGCGCTGTCGCGGATGGTGCTCGGCTTCCAGCAGCAGATCGACGACGCGGCGAGCGCCGCCTGCGGGCTCCTCGGCGGCGGGCCACGGCAGGGCACGCCGGGCCAGCGCGGCGCGCCGGGGGCGCCCCAGCAGCCCGCCGTCCCGTGCCCCCGCCCGCAGATCTGGAGCGCCGTGCCGGTGGGGTCGGCCCTCGTGCAGTCGCTCTTCGCCGGCGCGGCGCCCATCGAGGCGGCGAGCGCGGAGGCGGCGCGCCCCGGCTTCGGGGAGTTCGAGGGCACGTTCGAGGCGAAGATCGAGGACGAGGGGCGCAAGGTGAACGCGCAGCTCGACGGCTTGCAGGCCTCGGGCGCGGCCCGCATGCAGGTGCTGGGGCTCTACCAGCTCGTGTGCGATCCGCGCTGGGACCCGCTGTTCGCGCGCGAGGACGCGAACGGGACCCGCACGAGCCGGCAGGACCTCATCGTCCACCTGCGCGACTGGCTCGACGACGACAAGGTCTCGTCCTCGCTCCTGGCGGGCTTCCCCGGCTCCGCCTGCCTCATGGAGCCGGCGAACCCTCCGTTCGAGAACGGCTTCGGCGACGAGAACTTCCCCTACGACAAGGGGCCGGAGCGCTACCGCGCGAAGAACGCGCGCCTCGACTCGATCGAGGAGCTGTACCTCGTCGCGGGGGTGAGCGATCCGTTCATGGCGGCCTTCGCGGATCGCCTGACGGTGTACCTGCCCACCGACGCGCCGCGGAACGTGAACACCCTCGATCGCCGCGACCTCGTCGAGCTGGCCCGCCTCCTCGCCGACCCCCCGGGGCAGCCTTACCTGCTCGACCCCGAGTTCGGGACGAAGCTCCAGCAGGTGATCGCCGAGCAGACGATGGGTGGGCTCATGACCATCACGCCGCAGCAGTTCGCCGCGACGATGCAGGGGCTGGGAATCAGCGTGAACGTGAACGCGCTCGGCTCGGCCGCGGGCGGCAACCAGCTCCTCACCGACCGCTCGTACGTCTTCCGCATCCGCGCCACCGGCGTCGCCGGCGCGGTCACGAAGCACGTCGACGCGGTCGTGAGCTTCGATCCCAAGCAGAACCGCGACCCGCAGGCGCAGGTGCAGCAGCTCCAGTCCCAGGCCACGGGCGTGAAGCCGAGCCGGCTGCTGCGCTGGCGCGAGGAGTGA
- a CDS encoding type II secretion system protein has protein sequence MRRIHPQARGFTLIELLIVLGVVALAATFAVPALQSVSGANARKAASELAGSMRALFDVAALRHATCRMAIDLESRTWWAECAPGRAGIAADPDRVAAPLAERFPAERDEEVRQLLARTEFGALQDRVVKKRELPGSARFGPVRVEGRREALEEGTAYVYFFAGGQAQRAWVPVVDGSNRYTIVLEPFTGRARVVPGDVEVKE, from the coding sequence TTGCGCCGGATCCACCCACAGGCCAGGGGCTTCACGCTCATCGAGCTGCTCATCGTCCTCGGCGTGGTCGCGCTCGCCGCCACCTTCGCCGTGCCCGCGCTCCAGTCCGTCTCGGGGGCGAACGCGCGCAAGGCGGCGAGCGAGCTCGCCGGGTCGATGCGCGCCCTCTTCGACGTGGCGGCCCTGCGGCACGCCACCTGTCGCATGGCGATCGACCTCGAGTCCCGCACGTGGTGGGCGGAGTGCGCGCCCGGGCGGGCGGGGATCGCGGCCGATCCCGACCGCGTCGCCGCGCCGCTCGCGGAGCGCTTCCCCGCCGAGCGCGACGAGGAGGTCCGGCAGCTGCTGGCCAGGACCGAGTTCGGCGCGCTGCAGGACCGGGTGGTGAAGAAGCGCGAGCTGCCCGGGAGCGCGCGGTTCGGGCCGGTGCGGGTCGAGGGGCGGCGGGAGGCGCTCGAGGAGGGGACGGCGTACGTGTACTTCTTCGCGGGCGGGCAGGCCCAGCGCGCCTGGGTGCCGGTCGTCGACGGCTCGAACCGCTACACCATCGTGCTCGAGCCGTTCACCGGCCGCGCGCGGGTCGTCCCCGGGGACGTGGAGGTGAAGGAGTGA
- the pilM gene encoding pilus assembly protein PilM, producing the protein MAQRILGLDLGAHAVKGVLLESTYRGYTVVDSARAPVAPPADDGARLVSRQADALRALLAERGWRPEAVIAAFPGAAASSHVVTLPFTEPRRIEQTVGFEVEGQIPFDLDEVAWDWQPLHAHDGETDLHVSVVRKEELAALVAALAAAGVDPRAVVPAGPAYAALFATGAVAAPEADAPPDGADVVLDVGHERTNLCVVANGGAEAVRTFAFGAAHLARSVARELGLPEGDAPAALAAGEADPRAGEAQRRALAPLARELRATLRAWHARAGARPVRRLLLCGEAARLPGLTELLAPEVEGPVAPLALAAPAAERIPAEEAPGLALALALALRGHQGARAPRLNLRRGELAFTRDFEHVKGKVTRLGVFAALLVLLAVVSSGVRLFALARQEKALDDALCDAEQKVLGKCYASFEEAQAVLRGRGTPGAAIPRVSAVEVFAELAQRAPDVPLRFERMEVTKDKLHLQGTTDAAENVDKIVSALQASRCFGDARSGGARRRASDGKFEFSIDSGITCLESGPAAPGGRG; encoded by the coding sequence ATGGCGCAGAGGATCCTTGGCCTCGATCTCGGGGCACACGCCGTGAAGGGGGTGCTCCTCGAGAGCACCTATCGCGGCTACACGGTGGTGGACTCGGCGCGCGCCCCGGTGGCGCCGCCGGCGGACGACGGGGCGCGGCTCGTGTCGCGCCAGGCGGACGCGCTCCGGGCGCTGCTCGCCGAGCGCGGCTGGCGGCCCGAGGCGGTGATCGCCGCGTTCCCCGGCGCCGCCGCCTCGTCGCACGTGGTGACCCTCCCCTTCACCGAGCCGCGCCGGATCGAGCAGACCGTGGGCTTCGAGGTCGAGGGGCAGATCCCCTTCGACCTCGACGAGGTCGCCTGGGACTGGCAGCCGCTGCACGCGCACGACGGCGAGACCGATCTGCACGTCTCCGTCGTCCGCAAGGAGGAGCTCGCCGCGCTGGTCGCGGCGCTCGCCGCGGCGGGCGTCGATCCGCGCGCCGTCGTCCCCGCGGGCCCCGCCTACGCCGCGCTGTTCGCGACCGGGGCCGTCGCCGCCCCCGAGGCGGACGCCCCGCCCGACGGGGCGGACGTGGTGCTCGACGTGGGGCACGAGCGGACGAACTTGTGCGTCGTCGCGAACGGCGGCGCCGAGGCGGTCCGCACCTTCGCCTTCGGCGCCGCCCACCTCGCCCGCTCCGTCGCCCGCGAGCTCGGCCTCCCGGAGGGGGACGCCCCCGCCGCGCTCGCCGCAGGCGAGGCGGATCCGCGCGCGGGCGAGGCGCAGCGGCGCGCGCTCGCGCCGCTCGCGCGCGAGCTGCGCGCGACGCTCCGCGCCTGGCACGCGCGCGCCGGCGCGCGGCCGGTGCGGCGGCTCCTGCTCTGCGGCGAGGCGGCCCGCCTCCCCGGCCTGACGGAGCTGCTCGCGCCCGAGGTGGAGGGGCCGGTCGCCCCGCTCGCCCTCGCCGCGCCCGCCGCCGAGCGGATCCCGGCGGAGGAGGCCCCCGGCCTCGCCCTCGCCCTGGCGCTCGCGCTGCGCGGCCACCAGGGCGCGCGCGCGCCGCGCCTCAACCTGCGCCGCGGCGAGCTCGCCTTCACGCGCGACTTCGAGCACGTGAAGGGCAAGGTCACGCGCCTGGGCGTGTTCGCGGCGCTCCTCGTGCTCCTCGCGGTGGTGAGCTCCGGGGTGCGGCTCTTCGCGCTCGCGCGGCAGGAGAAGGCGCTCGACGACGCGCTCTGCGACGCGGAGCAGAAGGTCCTCGGCAAGTGCTACGCGAGCTTCGAGGAGGCTCAGGCCGTCCTGCGAGGCCGCGGGACGCCGGGGGCGGCGATCCCCCGCGTCTCCGCGGTGGAGGTGTTCGCGGAGCTCGCGCAGCGCGCGCCCGACGTACCGCTCCGCTTCGAGCGGATGGAGGTGACGAAGGACAAGCTGCACCTCCAGGGCACGACCGACGCCGCCGAGAACGTGGACAAGATCGTCTCGGCGCTGCAGGCCTCGCGCTGCTTCGGGGACGCGCGCTCCGGCGGCGCGCGGCGGCGCGCCTCCGACGGCAAGTTCGAGTTCTCCATCGACTCGGGGATCACCTGCCTCGAGTCGGGCCCGGCCGCGCCGGGCGGGAGGGGTTAG
- the gspG gene encoding type II secretion system major pseudopilin GspG, whose protein sequence is MKSSKLARAAARGMTLIEIMVVLVILGLIASAVAVNVIGRQKEAELKKAATDVQNIANQGVDAFRVMRGRYPSTEEGLRILIQEGFLKANQPDGSIKDPWRNDYVYLYPGQKNPDGFDVKSNGPDGQPGTEDDIVNY, encoded by the coding sequence GTGAAGTCCAGCAAGCTCGCCCGCGCCGCCGCGCGCGGCATGACCCTCATCGAGATCATGGTCGTCCTCGTGATCCTCGGGCTCATCGCCTCCGCCGTCGCCGTGAACGTCATCGGCCGGCAGAAGGAGGCCGAGCTCAAGAAGGCGGCGACCGACGTGCAGAACATCGCCAACCAGGGCGTGGACGCGTTCCGGGTGATGCGCGGCCGCTACCCGTCCACCGAGGAGGGGCTGCGCATCCTGATCCAGGAGGGGTTCCTCAAGGCCAACCAGCCGGACGGATCGATCAAGGACCCGTGGCGCAACGACTACGTCTACCTCTACCCGGGCCAGAAGAACCCCGACGGCTTCGACGTGAAGTCGAACGGCCCCGATGGGCAGCCAGGCACCGAGGACGACATCGTCAACTACTAG
- a CDS encoding prepilin-type N-terminal cleavage/methylation domain-containing protein encodes MTPARDRDRPGPRAAASRAELAAAPARSRRGAVGFTLLEVMIALSILAAALLTVSEIVGGSLRNHVRARQLEVATLLARGKMAELETEYERKGFRDFDEGEEGTFEEEGHPEVRWSTEVVKPEVDLSAERILQLLTGGEGGLEELLGAAQPQGGEGGPQLVTPGAAGLAQGLQAQITRLGEQIKKGVREVRLTVSWKDGKRDESFTVVTHMVVLAPREPGA; translated from the coding sequence GTGACACCGGCGCGCGACAGGGACCGCCCCGGGCCGCGCGCGGCGGCGTCCCGCGCCGAGCTGGCCGCGGCGCCGGCGCGCAGCCGGCGCGGAGCCGTCGGGTTCACGCTGCTCGAGGTGATGATCGCGCTCTCGATCCTCGCCGCGGCGCTGCTCACCGTCTCCGAGATCGTCGGCGGCTCGCTGCGCAACCACGTGCGCGCGCGGCAGCTCGAGGTCGCGACGCTCCTCGCGCGCGGGAAGATGGCGGAGCTCGAGACGGAGTACGAGCGGAAGGGCTTCCGGGACTTCGACGAGGGCGAGGAGGGCACGTTCGAGGAGGAAGGCCACCCCGAGGTCCGCTGGTCCACCGAGGTGGTGAAGCCGGAGGTGGACCTCTCGGCCGAGCGGATCCTGCAGCTGCTCACCGGCGGCGAGGGGGGGCTCGAGGAGCTCCTCGGCGCCGCCCAGCCGCAGGGCGGCGAGGGCGGGCCGCAGCTCGTCACGCCCGGCGCGGCGGGGCTGGCGCAGGGGCTGCAGGCCCAGATCACCCGCCTCGGCGAGCAGATCAAGAAGGGCGTGCGCGAGGTGCGGCTGACGGTCTCGTGGAAGGACGGCAAGCGCGACGAGTCCTTCACCGTCGTGACGCACATGGTGGTGCTCGCCCCCAGGGAGCCGGGCGCGTGA
- the gspE gene encoding type II secretion system ATPase GspE, with product MSDQARIEAHRLPLPPPLPGAAGARLCGRPLGEILVATGALAPELLDAALLAQRGEHAGARLGEILVRMRAVSEEAVLRALAAQLDLPFLERIDLERIPPELVKKVPINFARQARVLPVGLDGDAVRVAVVDPLDTAAQDSLAMLLGAAIAPEVAPGAVVVDAINAVYDRAADEHERLMEDLETEDLESVAHELEEPTDLLDADDEAPIIRLVNSLMFRAVKERASDIHINPEEKDISVRYRIDGVLRDVIRPPKRFQASISSRIKIMGGLNIAEKRLPQDGRIRIKIAGKDVDIRLSTVPTAHGERIVMRLLDKSNVVLDLGQLGFEDWQRKIMDGLITRSHGIVLVTGPTGSGKTTTLYGALAQINSPDLNILTIEDPVEIPLKGIGQVQVNPKIELTFASGLRSFLRQDPDVIMVGEIRDLETAEIAIQASLTGHLVLSTVHTNDAAGAITRLVDMGVQPFLVASSLVGVLAQRLVRVLCPECRQPYVPTKEERDQVGLTDAIWKKAGSPQVVYKAGGCPACQNTGFQGRTGIYELMLVDDDVRQLVLKNVDSTAIKKAAVNHGMVTLMEHGAYKVARGITTAAEVLSVTAEDIH from the coding sequence ATGTCCGACCAAGCACGCATCGAAGCCCACCGCCTGCCCCTCCCTCCGCCGCTCCCCGGCGCCGCCGGCGCGCGGCTCTGCGGCCGGCCGCTCGGGGAGATCCTGGTCGCGACCGGCGCGCTCGCGCCCGAGCTCCTCGACGCGGCGCTGCTCGCGCAGCGGGGCGAGCACGCCGGCGCGCGCCTCGGCGAGATCCTCGTCCGCATGCGCGCGGTCTCGGAGGAGGCGGTGCTGCGCGCGCTCGCGGCGCAGCTCGACCTCCCGTTCCTCGAGCGGATCGACCTCGAGCGGATCCCGCCCGAGCTCGTGAAGAAGGTGCCGATCAACTTCGCGAGGCAGGCGCGGGTGCTGCCGGTGGGCCTCGACGGCGACGCCGTTCGCGTGGCGGTGGTGGACCCCCTCGACACCGCGGCGCAGGACTCGCTGGCCATGCTGCTCGGCGCCGCGATCGCGCCGGAGGTGGCGCCCGGCGCGGTGGTCGTCGACGCGATCAACGCCGTGTACGACCGGGCGGCGGACGAGCACGAGCGGCTCATGGAGGACCTCGAGACCGAGGACCTCGAGTCGGTCGCGCACGAGCTCGAGGAGCCCACGGACCTCCTCGACGCGGACGACGAGGCGCCGATCATCCGGCTCGTCAACTCGCTCATGTTCCGGGCGGTGAAGGAGCGCGCGAGCGACATCCACATCAACCCGGAGGAGAAGGACATCTCGGTGCGCTACCGGATCGACGGCGTGCTGCGCGACGTGATCCGCCCCCCGAAGCGCTTCCAGGCCTCGATCTCCAGCCGCATCAAGATCATGGGCGGCCTCAACATCGCCGAGAAGCGGCTCCCGCAGGACGGGCGCATCCGGATCAAGATCGCCGGCAAGGACGTCGACATCCGCCTCTCGACCGTGCCCACCGCGCACGGCGAGCGGATCGTGATGCGCCTCCTCGACAAGTCGAACGTGGTGCTCGATCTCGGCCAGCTCGGCTTCGAGGACTGGCAGCGCAAGATCATGGACGGGCTCATCACGCGCTCGCACGGGATCGTGCTCGTGACGGGGCCCACCGGCAGCGGCAAGACCACCACGCTCTACGGCGCGCTCGCGCAGATCAACTCGCCGGACCTGAACATCCTCACCATCGAGGATCCGGTCGAGATCCCGCTGAAGGGGATCGGACAGGTGCAGGTGAACCCGAAGATCGAGCTCACCTTCGCGAGCGGGCTCCGGTCGTTCCTGCGCCAGGATCCGGACGTGATCATGGTCGGCGAGATCCGCGACCTCGAGACCGCGGAGATCGCGATCCAGGCCTCGCTCACCGGCCACCTCGTCCTCTCCACCGTCCACACGAACGACGCGGCGGGCGCGATCACCCGCCTCGTGGACATGGGCGTGCAGCCGTTCCTCGTGGCCTCGTCGCTCGTCGGCGTCCTCGCGCAGCGGCTCGTCCGCGTCCTCTGCCCCGAGTGCCGCCAGCCGTACGTCCCGACGAAGGAGGAGCGAGACCAGGTCGGGCTCACCGACGCCATCTGGAAGAAAGCCGGGAGCCCGCAGGTCGTCTACAAGGCCGGCGGCTGCCCGGCCTGCCAGAACACCGGCTTCCAGGGGCGCACCGGCATCTACGAGCTCATGCTCGTGGACGACGACGTGCGCCAGCTGGTGCTGAAGAACGTCGACTCGACCGCCATCAAGAAGGCGGCCGTGAACCACGGGATGGTGACGCTGATGGAGCACGGCGCGTACAAGGTCGCGCGCGGGATCACCACCGCCGCCGAGGTGCTCTCCGTCACCGCAGAGGACATTCACTAG
- a CDS encoding type II secretion system protein GspJ, with amino-acid sequence MTDRLAAAPASRRRGAPTAAPRTRRGVEGFTLVEVMIAIAITALIGAMTVGSFRQVDRASELVRAQGDRYAAARVALTRLSRELTMAFLSDHYDRAEHRERPTLFRGREDEVLFATMAHERLYLDAKESDQAVVEYVLDTDPDHAGEEALFRRAKPRIDADPERGGRRDLVADRITAFRLQYWDPKRKEWVREWSTRSTEHEAELPERVRIELETKLPDGRTERLSTEARIAMTRPLDF; translated from the coding sequence ATGACCGACCGCCTTGCCGCAGCGCCAGCGAGCCGCCGGCGCGGAGCCCCGACCGCAGCGCCGCGCACGCGGCGCGGAGTCGAGGGGTTCACGCTCGTCGAGGTGATGATCGCCATCGCGATCACCGCCCTCATCGGCGCCATGACGGTGGGCAGCTTCCGCCAGGTGGATCGGGCCTCGGAGCTCGTGCGCGCGCAGGGGGACCGCTACGCGGCGGCGCGGGTCGCGCTCACGCGGCTCTCGCGCGAGCTCACCATGGCGTTCCTCTCCGATCACTACGACCGGGCCGAGCACCGCGAGCGCCCCACCCTCTTCCGCGGCCGCGAGGACGAGGTGCTCTTCGCCACCATGGCGCACGAGCGGCTCTACCTCGACGCCAAGGAATCGGATCAGGCCGTGGTCGAGTACGTGCTGGACACCGATCCCGACCACGCCGGCGAGGAGGCGCTCTTCCGGCGGGCGAAGCCGCGCATCGACGCGGACCCCGAGCGCGGCGGCCGCCGCGATCTGGTCGCCGATCGGATCACCGCCTTCCGGCTGCAGTACTGGGACCCGAAGCGAAAGGAGTGGGTGCGCGAGTGGTCCACCCGCTCGACGGAGCACGAGGCGGAGCTGCCGGAGCGCGTGCGGATCGAGCTCGAGACGAAGCTGCCCGACGGGCGCACCGAGCGGCTGTCCACGGAGGCGCGGATCGCGATGACGCGGCCGCTCGACTTCTGA
- the gspF gene encoding type II secretion system inner membrane protein GspF: MPVFQYKALNAAGKAVQGLKEADSPRTLRANLRREGVFLTEVIGEAQAKAQAKREVNVRRWMLGRVGARDLAVATRQLAVLAHAGIPLVEALTALVDQVEHERLKRVLGDVKQRVNEGSALADALAAHPRVFSTLYVNMIRAGESSGALEIVLVRLADFTESQARLRSKIAGTMAYPIAMMVIGTLIMGILFTVVIPKITQIFDNTNATLPWYTAVTIGISSFAARWWWAILLAVAATGYGLARWRRTPAGRGAWDRAVLRAPILGPIVRQVAIGRFARTLSTLLKSGVPLLTAMDIVKNILGNVRLAEVVEQARDAIREGESIAAPLKRSGEFPPLVYHMVAIGERSGALEEMLANVADAYEDQVETTIAALTSLLEPVMIVAMGGVVAFIVFSVLMPILQINNLAGG, encoded by the coding sequence ATGCCCGTCTTCCAGTACAAGGCGCTCAACGCCGCCGGCAAGGCGGTCCAGGGGCTCAAGGAGGCGGACTCGCCGAGGACGCTCCGCGCGAACCTGCGCCGCGAGGGCGTGTTCCTCACCGAGGTGATCGGCGAGGCGCAGGCGAAGGCGCAGGCCAAGCGCGAGGTGAACGTCCGGCGCTGGATGCTCGGGCGCGTCGGCGCGCGCGATCTCGCCGTCGCGACCCGCCAGCTCGCGGTGCTCGCCCACGCCGGCATCCCGCTCGTGGAGGCGCTCACCGCGCTCGTCGACCAGGTCGAGCACGAGCGCCTGAAGCGCGTGCTGGGCGACGTGAAGCAGCGGGTCAACGAGGGCAGCGCGCTCGCCGACGCGCTCGCCGCGCACCCCCGCGTCTTCTCGACGCTGTACGTGAACATGATCCGGGCGGGGGAGTCGTCGGGCGCGCTCGAGATCGTCCTCGTGCGGCTCGCCGACTTCACCGAGAGCCAGGCGCGGCTCCGCTCCAAGATCGCCGGCACGATGGCCTACCCCATCGCGATGATGGTGATCGGGACGCTCATCATGGGCATCCTCTTCACCGTCGTGATCCCCAAGATCACGCAGATCTTCGACAACACCAACGCGACCCTCCCCTGGTACACGGCGGTGACGATCGGCATCTCGTCGTTCGCGGCGCGCTGGTGGTGGGCCATCCTGCTCGCCGTCGCGGCCACCGGGTACGGCCTCGCCCGCTGGCGGCGGACGCCGGCGGGGCGCGGCGCCTGGGACCGCGCCGTGCTGCGCGCCCCCATCCTCGGGCCCATCGTCCGCCAGGTCGCCATCGGGCGGTTCGCGCGGACGCTCTCGACGCTGCTCAAGAGCGGCGTCCCCCTGCTCACCGCGATGGACATCGTGAAGAACATCCTCGGGAACGTGCGGCTCGCGGAGGTGGTCGAGCAGGCCCGCGACGCGATCCGCGAGGGCGAGTCCATCGCCGCGCCCCTGAAGCGCTCCGGGGAGTTCCCGCCGCTCGTGTACCACATGGTCGCCATCGGCGAGCGCTCGGGCGCGCTCGAGGAGATGCTCGCCAACGTCGCCGACGCCTACGAGGACCAGGTCGAGACCACCATCGCCGCGCTCACGTCCCTGCTCGAGCCGGTGATGATCGTCGCGATGGGCGGCGTCGTCGCGTTCATCGTGTTCTCGGTCCTCATGCCGATCCTCCAGATCAACAACCTCGCAGGAGGCTGA